Within the Arthrobacter sp. V1I7 genome, the region CCTGGGCCCGGTTGATCAGCAACCCGGAGGACCGCGGGAAGGCAGCCCAGGCATACATCGAATCGGTCGGAGGAAAACTCCATGGCTTCTGGTACGCATTCGGAACCCACGACGGCTACAACCTGTGGGAGGCTCCCAACAACGTGTCCATGGCCGCAGTTGCGCTGGCAATCAGCGGAGGCGGTGCGCTGAGCTCGTTGGAAACGACGGTGCTGTTGACCGTCGATGAAACGCTCGATGCCCTGCGGATGGCCGCGGAGGTCAAGTACCGGGCTCCCGGCACCCATTCGGGTACGCCCGTTTCCTCGGAGCCATAGCTCCCGGAACCTGACGGGGGCATTGCGGATCGGGGATGGAGAGTCCCGCCCGGTCCGGCAACTCAGCGCCGCAGACCCGGTCACCGGGGAACAGCTACCCGAGCAAAACGTCCGCTATCAGATGGTCACTTTCCTGGTCGCCGGACAGGAGGGCAGTCGAGGGCCAGGGGTCAGGATCACGTCCGTCGCAGGACGACGAGGCCGTTGGCGGGCAACCGCACGTCAATGCGCCCGTCCTGACTCGGCAGCATGGCACTGTAGTTGCCCAGATCCGTTCCGCCGTAGAACCTGGAATCGCTATTGAAGATCTCCTGCCACCCTCCCGGCGCCAGCCGGTCCGCCGTCGTTCGTACCGTGTACCCCGCCGCAAACGGATGGTTGTTAAGGGACGCGATGACGAGCTCACGGGTGGTGCCGTCGGAACGGACGAAGGCGATGACCCTGGCGTCGTTCGAGGCGTGGATGATGTCGATGGTGCGCGAACGGAGGGCCCGGCTGCCCCGGCGGAGCCGGATCAGGTCCTGGTAGTAGCGGAACAGGTTGGCCCCGAGGCCGGAACGTTCGCCCAGGATGTCTTCCCGTCCGCCTGGGATGTCGTCGTACTTGCAGGGCTTCCGAGCGCCGATCTCCTCACCCATGAAGAACATCGGTGTCCCGGCCGAGAGAATGCTGATCCCGGCGACGACGCGCGTCCTCGCCTCGGCGGTGTCCCGCGTGGGCCCATACAGGACGGCGTCGTTGACGGCTGCGCGGATGGTGCGCATGGTGCCCTTGGAGTTTCCGGCCTCATCGTGGGACTCGTGATAGACGACGTGCGCCTCTCCGGTCCTGGCGAATGACCCGCAGAACTGGGTCAAGGGCACCGGGTCGTCGGTCCCGAATCCGGCACGGTGAAGTATCTTCGCCTTGTCCTCGTGGTTGGCGGCGTCGCCGATGAGATCGTGGTACAGATCAGACAACCAGGTCGCATTGAAGCCCATCCCGCCGCTATCCGTGGGCTCGGTGATTTTGTCCCACCCCGAGTGATCTTCAGCAATGCGCAGAGCCGAGGGACGGATAAGGTTCAGCGTGCGGCTCCACTCCCGCAACAGTTTGTGCCCGAAAAGCTGCGCAGCGACCACTTCCGATCCATCGATCTCCTGCCAGTGGTCGCGGTGAATGGCCTCAGTGAGATCCACGCGGAAGCCATCGACGTGGAACTCCGCTGCGAACTCGGCCGCGCTGCTGGTGAAGAGCTGGCGTACGTTCTCTTCCCACAGGCGCGGGGTGCGTCCCGATGATCCGTTCTGGAGATACCCGTTGTCCGGATTCCCGTAGTCGGCGGACCGGCCCTCATACCAGTAGTAGATGTTCTGCTCGGGCTGGTCGGAGTCGTATTGCCACTCGGCGCGATCGGCGGTGTTGTCGAAGTGGTTGTACACCACGTCCTGGATGACGGCGATCCCGTTGCGGTGGCACTCCCGCACGAAGTGCTTGAACTTGTCCCGGCCGCCGGCGCTGGACTCTATGACGAAGTGATGGGTGTCCCCGTAGCCCCAGCTGAAGGTCCCACCGGTCTCGGACACCGGCATGAGCTCCACCGCATTGACCCCAAGGGACACTAAATGAGGGATGAAGTCCATGGCATCACTGAGCCTTCCGGCGTCCATCCGACCAAACCCCAGCGATCCGATGTGGAGCTCGTAGATCACCAGTTCCGTCAGCCGGGTCGGCACCGGCGCGGCAGGGGTGAATTCGGTGAGCCAGAACTCCTCGTCGGTGATCAGCTTCGGCGGGTCGGTGGTCGGCTCGAACTCTTCCCGCACCACGTCCTGGTCGATGACGACGCTGCAGCTCACGCCCCCGTCCAGGGTGCCCGGATCCCCGTCCCAGGGCTGGTGGTTCGGGTTCTCCGGATTGATAGCGCCGCGTCCGATCTGCCACCGGGAGTGGATGTCCGTGCGCATCCGGACGATTCCCTGAGCGGTTCGAATGCGATACATGTAGGGCACGCCCACGTAGGACGAGAAGTCCGCCTGAGGAACACTCGCCCAGATGCCACCGCCGACCCCGTGGAGCTGGATCAGCGGCCGGTTCGGGTCGATGCCGCGTCCGTCGTCGTAGATATAGCCGTTGTCCTTCTTTCCGAAGACGACGTCCACAGCCTGGGCGTTCGGTGCCCACGCTGCGAACCGAAGGTGCTCTTTGCCGTACTGGTACAACTTCTGGGCACCGTAAAGCCGACTGACGGTCAGGCAGTACCGTGCCGTGTCGTGCCCTCCAGCCGACGGCAGGACGAAAATGCGCTGCGTCCTGACGGCATGCGGATTCGGGTCCTCGGTGGCGATCGCCCACCGGTTCGCGCCGGAAGGACCGTCGAGGCGGACACCCCAGTGAACCTCCTGCCCCGCCATCCCGTCGTCGAAAACCACGGTCACCTCAAAGGCCGGACAGCCGTCCTCGCCGAGAATCTCCTGCATGGGTATGTCGGACCAGCCGTTCCACGTGCCTGCCAGCCGGGCATTGCGGAAGAGGCTCCCCTTGAGGCCGCTGAGATACTGGAATCGGACCGTAATCATGGGCTCCCCCGATCAATATGCCGAAAGACACCGAGCAAGGACCACCACGCGAGGACCACCTCGTTGTCCAGGCAGGGGCTCACCGCGACCGTTTAACTACCATCGCCGAACCGCCCCCGCGCCTCACGGGCTCGGCCGCGGCGACCATGCGTCCGTCGGATTCGAATTCGATGGCTGTCGCCGCGCCGATCTCCGCCGCGGACGTCGACGGCGCACCCGGCGTCACGAGGGCGTGACCGTACGGTGCCAACTCGCTTCCGTACGCGGCGATGAACTCCGACTCCGCCGTGACCGTGGCGGCGTTCCGCTGTGACGCACGCGGTGCCGCGAGCGCCTCCGCGATGCTCATGCCCAGATCCACCCGGTTCAGGATCATCTGCAGGACGGTGGTGATGATCGTCGATCCACCCGGCGAGCCGAGCGCGAGGAACGGCTTGCCGTCCTTGAGGATGATGGTCGGTGACATCGAGGAGCGCGGACGCTTCCCCGGCTCGATCCGGTTCGGGTCAGTCGGGTCGTACACGGTAGAGAAGTCGGTCAGCTCGTTGTTGAGCAGGAACCCGCGGCCGGGAACCACAATGCCGGACCCGCCCGTCTGCTCGATCGTGAGGGTGTACTCAACCACGTTTCCCCACTTGTCCGCGACCGTCAGGTTGGTCGTGGAAATGTTCTCGGTGTCCCTCTCATCGGCGGGCGCAGCAGCGGTGGCCGGGCACACGCCGTCGTACGAGGCCACATCCCCGGGTGGGACAGTTCTCGCAGCCGCATGCCGCGGGTCGATCTGGCATGAGCGCTCCTTGCCGAAGCGCGGATCGGTGAGTGCGTCGGTGGGGACGTCGACAAAAGCCGGGTCGCCCACGTATTTGCCGCGGTCCGCGAAGGCGAGCGCGCTTGCCTCCAGGTAATGGTGCAGGGCGCCGGCCGGGGCCATCTCGGAAAGGTTGAAGGTGTCCAGGATGTTCAGCGCCTCCCCGACGGTGGTGCCCCCGCTGCTCGACGGCGCCATGCCGTAGATTTCCAGGCCCCGGTAGTCCACGTGCGTGGGCGCCTGATCCAGGACGCGGTAGGCTGCCAGATCCGCCGTCGTGAGGTAGCCGGCGGGGACGGGCAGCGCCGTGCCGGGGGCCTTCGGCGGAACCCGGACTGTGGCTGCGATCTCCGCCGCCAGCGCGCCGCGGTAGAAGCCGCGCGTGCCCTTCTTCGCGAGGAGCCGGTACGTTTCGGCGAGGTCGGGGTTCTGGAAGACACTGCCGACGGCGGGCGCGTCGCCGCCGGGCAGGAACAGGCTGCTCGTCGAGGTGAACGCCGCAAAGCGGAGCTTGTTTTCGAGGGTCTGCAGGCGGAACGTTTCGTCGACCACGAAGCCGTCGGTCGCTACCTTGATGGCAGGCTCCAGGACATCGGCGAGGCTCAAAGTGCCCCAGCGGTCGAGGGCGCGCTCCCAGGTGGCCGGCGTGCCGGGGACGCCGACGGAGACGCCGCTGGTGACGAGCTCCGGCGTGAAGGGGTAGGGCTTGCCGGTCGCCGGGTCGATGAACGCGTTCTGGGGCATCGCGGCCGGAGCAGTTTCGCGGCCGTCGATGGTGCTGACCCTGCGGGTCGTCGCGCTATAGAACACGAAGTAGCCGCCCCCGCCGATCCCGGCGCTGTAGGGTTCGGTCACGCCCAGGGTGGCTGCTGCGGCGACGGCCGCGTCCGCCGCGTTGCCGCCCTTGCGCAGGACTTCAATCGCTGCTGCGGATGCGTCCGGGTCCACAGTGCTCACCGCGCCGCCGTAACCGGCCGCCGTCGCTGTCTTTTCCGTTTCGCGCGGATCGGCGGACGCGGGGCTGGTAACGGCGGCGCCGCTGGTAACGCTCAAGGCCAGAGCCGCCGTGATTGCAGCGAGTCGACGTCTCACAGTTGGCATTGTCGCTCCCGGGTGAGGGTGATGCGAGCAGACGGTGCAATCACGCTACTCCGCCGCGGTGCCACACTCAACAGCTCCCGGGCGATTGGCTCCAGCGGCACTAACCGCCCGCCTTACCCCGGGTTCGGGTAGCCAAGGTGGCGCTTGATATCGTCGAGCTCAGCGCTGAGTACTTCGACCTGCAGGCTGTACCTGGCGAACTCGGCTTTGCGGCGCTGTGCCTCCCGGTAGCTCACAATAAGTGCCAATATTCCCAAAGGCACGGCAACAACCAGGGCCCATCCGGCTGCTGCGAGGAACTCCAAAGCGACCGGAAGCGCTGCCCGAAAGTCGGTAAACTCATTGACGCCGTCCACTACTCCGCGCAGAAGTGTGTCGAGGGAGCCCAGGAACTGTCCAACAACAGGGGTATCCGCCAGCGAAGGAGCGCCGAGCCGGTCCTCTGCGCCGCCGCCCCAGCGGGAATCTCCGAGATGGGACAGAACGTAGATGCCCGCACCGATGTTGGCCACCGCAAAGACGAGGACTGAGCCAAGAGCAGCCACATGAGCTCGGCGAGGTCGCCAGAAACCCAGCAGCAGCCCGCTGGCGATCGCGGCGACCCAGGTCAGGGCTCTCAGCCATTCGCCGCTTACGCCGCTCAGAATGTCCACAACACTGCCCTTCCCTAGCCTCCCTTGGCAGGTTACCCCGCCCTGTCCCTTTCAACCGCACTGTCAGATCCGACACGGTGACTGCATCGTCGGAAAGATTCGTATGGTGACCATCTCCGATTCCCGGCTCCAGCCAGTCACTGTGTCCGTTGCACGCGCAGTCCAACCCGGCCGAACACGTCAGGCCAGCGACCGGGGCGCATGCAGGCCAGGAACTCGCCCGCGAGTGGCCCGGCTATCTCTGCTCCGGCAGGGTCCGCTCAGCCGCGGACTCCAACGGATGGCACATGCTGTGTCGGTTTGCCAACGCCGGCCTGCTTAAGGACTGGGAGCAGTCCGACGAACGGTGCCAATGGATCGACAGGGCGGCTGGATCGACAGGGCGGCAGACCTCGTGGAAGTCACGCGGATCGAGGGCCGCACGGGCATTGAAGACTGGTTCGCGCCGCCCGGCGATGTCCGCCTCACCCTCCCCGAGGGTGGTACCTCCCCGATGGAAACAGATGGTCAGTATCTTTCTGCCCTTTTTTCCCGCTCAGCCTGCTGGCCAATTTCCTGCTGCACCCGCTGACCAAGGAGTGGCCCCTTCCGATCCAGGTGCTCCTGGCCACCATGCGCCGCGCCAGCTTGCCTTCAACGAGCTCGTTCAGCGGCGCCAGGGAATGCCAACCGACGGGGAAGCGATGCGGAACATCTTCGCTGTGATTCACACCGGCAGCCTGCCGGTAGCTTAGATGCCCGCCGAGGAAACCGGCGGCCGCAACTGTCGCAAACCAGATAGCCGAGAACCTTCCCTTGTGCCTGCAGGCCGCGGATCCGTTGCACCAGCGACGCAAGGTAAAGTCCGGTCGCGGTGATGTTCCCCGCGACGTGCACGAGGCCGACGCACTGTTGCTGCTCGTGTAGGTCCGACCAATCGGTGAAGCCTGCTACGGCGGAAGGATCCGCGGTGATTGCCCCGACGCCGATCAGGATGCCGGCGACGCGCTCGCTTCCGGCACAGCATCCAGGACGGCGGCGGATGTCCAGGCCCCCGACGGTATCTGGACTCCAAGGGGATGAACCTGATGCCTTAACGGCACCGTGGAGCACATCGCGGAGCCACGGGAACCGGACAATCGAGTTCACGGTTCCTTTGACACCCGCGACCCACGGATCAAGCCAGAGACTCTCCTCCAGGCGGGAAACGAGATTCAGCGGCGGCACCTCTTTCATGTGCTTCCTCGATCATCGGACCCTTCAGCTGAGCCCAATTTCTCTGCACTCAGCACAGCCCGCGGGGAGGAACTGCGTCACTCGAAGTCAAGGGGACATCAACGGCCGACGCTGAAGTTCACCTCGTGGTCGTATGGAGGAACTTCGACAGCGTAGGGACCACCATTTCCCCCGATGGCCGAACATGCCCGGCCGGGGTCGTCGTTGAGCCCGCAAAGCGCGAGGTAGAACCCGTCTGGAAGCCTGATGGAGTACGACCCGTCAGCGCCGGTAGTGGTCCAGATCTGTTGACACCCGCGACAGCCTGGGACCTTAAATTCGACCCAGGCATTTCCTACCGGGGCGCCGTTGGCCGCCAGCGTTACATAACCATTGACCGACGCAATCGAGGGTGCCGGCGGTGGCGGTGGCGGTGGCGGCGGTGGCGGTGGCGGCGGTTTCGGCTTTGGGGTCAGTTGTGGCTGTCGGGTCGGGATTGTCTGCCCACTGCTGGACCGGGTGGGCAGCGGCGCCGTAGACGTAGGGGCGGCTTCCAAGGTGGTGGTGGGCTGTGTTTGGGTGCTGGGCTGTGTTTGTCCCGAATCTGTTGCGCAGGCAACCATGCCAAGACTCAAGGTCAGTGCCCCGACCAGCGCAAACGCACCTCGCGCCGGGCGCTTCACCGTGGGCCTGCGGGTACCACGGATCTTCCGAAGGCCGAATAAAGGGGCCGCGAGAATAGAGGCCATCCCCGAATCGTAGGCGCACGGAAGGGCTGTGGCGTTCCCGGCGGGTCGACCCAACGGGCTCTGCGGAATGCCCGATCGCGCAATTCACGATATTGCACCCGGGGCGTGCGGCAGACGAAGCATGGCAGGCCGTCCC harbors:
- a CDS encoding GYD domain-containing protein; its protein translation is MPLYLSKFSYTPETWARLISNPEDRGKAAQAYIESVGGKLHGFWYAFGTHDGYNLWEAPNNVSMAAVALAISGGGALSSLETTVLLTVDETLDALRMAAEVKYRAPGTHSGTPVSSEP
- a CDS encoding alpha-amylase family glycosyl hydrolase — protein: MITVRFQYLSGLKGSLFRNARLAGTWNGWSDIPMQEILGEDGCPAFEVTVVFDDGMAGQEVHWGVRLDGPSGANRWAIATEDPNPHAVRTQRIFVLPSAGGHDTARYCLTVSRLYGAQKLYQYGKEHLRFAAWAPNAQAVDVVFGKKDNGYIYDDGRGIDPNRPLIQLHGVGGGIWASVPQADFSSYVGVPYMYRIRTAQGIVRMRTDIHSRWQIGRGAINPENPNHQPWDGDPGTLDGGVSCSVVIDQDVVREEFEPTTDPPKLITDEEFWLTEFTPAAPVPTRLTELVIYELHIGSLGFGRMDAGRLSDAMDFIPHLVSLGVNAVELMPVSETGGTFSWGYGDTHHFVIESSAGGRDKFKHFVRECHRNGIAVIQDVVYNHFDNTADRAEWQYDSDQPEQNIYYWYEGRSADYGNPDNGYLQNGSSGRTPRLWEENVRQLFTSSAAEFAAEFHVDGFRVDLTEAIHRDHWQEIDGSEVVAAQLFGHKLLREWSRTLNLIRPSALRIAEDHSGWDKITEPTDSGGMGFNATWLSDLYHDLIGDAANHEDKAKILHRAGFGTDDPVPLTQFCGSFARTGEAHVVYHESHDEAGNSKGTMRTIRAAVNDAVLYGPTRDTAEARTRVVAGISILSAGTPMFFMGEEIGARKPCKYDDIPGGREDILGERSGLGANLFRYYQDLIRLRRGSRALRSRTIDIIHASNDARVIAFVRSDGTTRELVIASLNNHPFAAGYTVRTTADRLAPGGWQEIFNSDSRFYGGTDLGNYSAMLPSQDGRIDVRLPANGLVVLRRT
- the ggt gene encoding gamma-glutamyltransferase; the protein is MPTVRRRLAAITAALALSVTSGAAVTSPASADPRETEKTATAAGYGGAVSTVDPDASAAAIEVLRKGGNAADAAVAAAATLGVTEPYSAGIGGGGYFVFYSATTRRVSTIDGRETAPAAMPQNAFIDPATGKPYPFTPELVTSGVSVGVPGTPATWERALDRWGTLSLADVLEPAIKVATDGFVVDETFRLQTLENKLRFAAFTSTSSLFLPGGDAPAVGSVFQNPDLAETYRLLAKKGTRGFYRGALAAEIAATVRVPPKAPGTALPVPAGYLTTADLAAYRVLDQAPTHVDYRGLEIYGMAPSSSGGTTVGEALNILDTFNLSEMAPAGALHHYLEASALAFADRGKYVGDPAFVDVPTDALTDPRFGKERSCQIDPRHAAARTVPPGDVASYDGVCPATAAAPADERDTENISTTNLTVADKWGNVVEYTLTIEQTGGSGIVVPGRGFLLNNELTDFSTVYDPTDPNRIEPGKRPRSSMSPTIILKDGKPFLALGSPGGSTIITTVLQMILNRVDLGMSIAEALAAPRASQRNAATVTAESEFIAAYGSELAPYGHALVTPGAPSTSAAEIGAATAIEFESDGRMVAAAEPVRRGGGSAMVVKRSR